ATTTATCATAAACAAAAGTGATCTAAAATAACCTTTTCTAGGGATCTCTCCCTAGAATTTCTTCTTTTAATAAAAATTCTTAAATTTTAAAATACATTTAACTATATTTTTAATAAATACTTAATAAATATAACTAATATTATATATTTACTTTTATTATTTTATAAATATGCTAAATTTACACAGTTTAATTCTAGGCTCTAAAAGCCCTGAAATAGACTGTTTGCAATATTTTAGTATCTCTAAATATGCAAATTTTACATATTATGGAACCAAATTTCTCAAATTTTTAAGATTTGAGGGGCAAGGAGAAAAAATGCAAGGATCAAGAAGAGATTTTTTAAAGAAATCTCTAAAAGTTGGTACTGCTGGCGGAATACTCGCAGTTTCTGCAATAGCAAAAACAACTAGTGATGACTTAGCTCCTGATGGCAATGGCGTCGTCGTTGGCAAGTCAAATAAAAAAGAGGTGCTTTATAAAAAAAGTAAGAACTGGGAAACCTACTATAAAATCGCATACTAAGGGAGAAAACCATGAGTGATGCACGTATAGGAAGACGTTCATTTTTAAAGCTAGCCGCACTAGGTGCTGGCACCACAATGGCTTTTGGACAAAATGATACGATAAGACACGCTAGCGCAGAGGAGATAAAAGATCCTTTCCCTGGCTCAAAAAAGGTTAGAACTATTTGTTCTATATGCTCAGCAGGCTGTGGTATCGAAGCTGAGGTAAAAGATGGTGTTTGGGTTCGACAAGATATGGCGATGTTTCACCCTATATCTCAAGGCTCACACTGCTCAAAAGGTATCGATCAGATCGACCTTACGCATAGCAAACAACGCATCAAATATCCTATGAAAAAGGTTGATGGCAAATGGCAGAGAATTTCATGGGAGCAAGCTGTAAATGAGATCGGCGATAAGATGCTTCAGATTCGTAAAGAAGACGGCCCTGATAGCGTTATATTCTTAGGTTCTGCGAAATTTAACAACGAGCAAGCATATTACTTTAGAAAATTTGCTGCGTTTTGGGGCACAAACAGCAACGACCACGTAGCAAGAATTTGACATAGCGCAACAGTCGCCGGTGTGGCGAATACTTGGGGTTATGGCGCGATGACAAACCACTTTGGAGATATGGCTGCAAATTCAAAATGTATATTTATAATAGGTGCAAACCCAGCTGTGGCAAACCCAGTTGGCGGTATGAAGCACACTTTACAAGCAAAAGATAGAAACAACGCAAAAGTGATCGTAGCTGATCCAAACTTTACAAAATCAGCCGCTCACGCTGATCTATACCTAAGACAAAGATCAGGTACCGATATAGCGCTTGTTTATGGACTTATCCATATCATCTTAAAAAATGGCTGGGAAGATAAAGAATTTATAAAAAATAGAACTTACGGCATCGACGAGATAGCAAAAGAGGCTGAGCACTGGACACCAGAGGTCACATCTGACGTTACAGGCGTGCCAGTTGATAAGCTTATAGAGGCTGCAAACATCCTAGCTCACACAAAACCAGGCACAGTGATCTGGGCACTTGGTATCACACAGCACTCAGTTGGTAGCTCAAATACGAGAATCTTACCTATTTTGCAACTAATCCTAGGCAACATGGGCAAACCAGGTGGCGGCTGTAACATCATCCGTGGTCACGACAACGTTCAAGGCTCAACCGATATGTGTAACCTCTCAGATAGCTTGCCGATGTATTATGGACTAACTGATGCGGCTTGGAAGTACTACTGCCAAGGCTGGGGTGTTGATTATGATGAGTTTGTAAAACGCTTTGCAGTCTCAACCAAAGAGCCAAAACAAGGCGGTACACCAGTTAAAAACACTGTTTTTGAAGAGTATTATTACCACGATCCTAAAAATCCAGAGGATAGAAACTGGAGAAATGAAAAAGGCTGGTCACTTTCAAAATGGTGGCAAGGCGTCTTAAAAGAAGAAAATACCTTTAGTAGTGGTGCATTAAGAGTTCTTTGGGTTCAAGGAACTGGTCTTACATCTATGGCGCACCTAGCTAAAATTCAAGAAGCAGCTTCAAAACTAGATATGATCGTCGTAGCCGAGCCATTTGTAAATGAAATTTCTATCCTTTCAGATAGAAAAGATGGCGTTTATATCTTGCCGGTGGCAACTGCCTTTGAAAATGAAGGCCACATAAGCGCTACAAACCGCTCA
The sequence above is drawn from the Campylobacter concisus genome and encodes:
- a CDS encoding twin-arginine translocation signal domain-containing protein, producing the protein MQGSRRDFLKKSLKVGTAGGILAVSAIAKTTSDDLAPDGNGVVVGKSNKKEVLYKKSKNWETYYKIAY
- a CDS encoding formate dehydrogenase subunit alpha, giving the protein MKYPMKKVDGKWQRISWEQAVNEIGDKMLQIRKEDGPDSVIFLGSAKFNNEQAYYFRKFAAFWGTNSNDHVARIUHSATVAGVANTWGYGAMTNHFGDMAANSKCIFIIGANPAVANPVGGMKHTLQAKDRNNAKVIVADPNFTKSAAHADLYLRQRSGTDIALVYGLIHIILKNGWEDKEFIKNRTYGIDEIAKEAEHWTPEVTSDVTGVPVDKLIEAANILAHTKPGTVIWALGITQHSVGSSNTRILPILQLILGNMGKPGGGCNIIRGHDNVQGSTDMCNLSDSLPMYYGLTDAAWKYYCQGWGVDYDEFVKRFAVSTKEPKQGGTPVKNTVFEEYYYHDPKNPEDRNWRNEKGWSLSKWWQGVLKEENTFSSGALRVLWVQGTGLTSMAHLAKIQEAASKLDMIVVAEPFVNEISILSDRKDGVYILPVATAFENEGHISATNRSGQWRTKVVDPLYESKGDHEVMFAFAKKFGFYDEYVKGMKMGIVDHEIKQVKDDFVWPDDATNEIARIGNSIGYGGRTAEMFRRHQANWDKFDPDTLIGIGGEVKGEYYGKPWPAWDEKHPGTPILYDMSKPYAEGGSGFRNRFGLEHNGVSQLASEETTLVGSAIKGGYPQITKENIEKVLGITLTEEEKAKMGPSWSMDYSGIIFEKCREKGVVPYGNARARAIVWEFLDPIPKHREPIHSPRWDLVQKYPTFEDQARNFRVSTKFKSEQQAKDWSKEFPIVFSTQRVVNLSGAGMIERTSKYLSAITPEMFANVNPELALQYGIKDRDMMWIHSPQGTKIKVRCYHSQMVTPDRICMPYNFAGIMQGVDLSARYPEGTKPYVIGESFNTVTNYGFDPVTQISEFNAGLCRIEKAEENTFKTSFFHEYGERDAMGKE